The proteins below come from a single Elgaria multicarinata webbii isolate HBS135686 ecotype San Diego chromosome 11, rElgMul1.1.pri, whole genome shotgun sequence genomic window:
- the LOC134405361 gene encoding olfactory receptor 5G9-like → MENQTTTVTSFVFLGFSYDPLIQNFLFLIFFFIYVVTLIGNITIMMVIRSNSNLNSPMYFFLSHLSFIDICFSSVTVPKLLFNIYATQAISYNSCIIQMFFIFLTATTEIFILAAMAYDRYAAICKPLHYVQVMNRVFCRWLVSGAWAVSFFQAMANTLPVLKLVFCGPNIINHFSCELPSLLALSCTETSLNTIMFLITAGILMIFSFFVILLSYINIVSLILKIHSAEARRKTFSTCSSHLIVVVLLYGTGCLRYMRPRSASSIIMDEYFSIQYSISTPLLNPIIYSLKNREVKEAIKKLIKKLIKKANDCMC, encoded by the coding sequence ATGGAAAACCAGACCACAACTGTAACTTCTTTTGTTTTCTTGGGATTTTCATATGACCCACTGATCCAAAATTTCCTCTTCTTGATATTCTTCTTTATATATGTAGTAACACTAATAGGAAATATTACAATTATGATGGTAATAAGGAGCAACAGTAACCTCAACAGCCCAATGTACTTCTTCCTGAGTCATCTGTCTTTTATAGATATCTGCTTTTCTTCTGTCACAGTGCCTAAACTACTTTTCAATATTTATGCAACCCAGGCAATTTCATATAATAGCTGCatcatccagatgttttttaTCTTTCTGACAGCAACTACAGAGATTTTTATTCTTGCAGCAATGGCTTATGACCGATATGCTGCCATCTGCAAGCCCCTGCATTATGTACAAGTTATGAACAGAGTGTTTTGTAGATGGCTGGTTAGTGGTGCCTGGGCAGTAAGCTTTTTTCAGGCTATGGCGAATACATTACCTGTATTGAAGCTTGTGTTCTGTGGTCCAAATATTATCAACCATTTCAGCTGTGAACTTCCATCTTTACTTGCATTGTCCTGCACAGAAACGTCCTTGAATactattatgttcttaattactgCTGGCATACTCATGATTTTTTCCTTCTTTGTTATTCTATTGTCTTATATAAATATTGTCTCTTTGATCCTTAAGATACATTCAGCAGAAGCTAGAAGAAAAACCTTCTCCACTTGCAGTTCCCACCTCATTGTTGTGGTTCTGCTCTATGGCACTGGCTGTCTTAGGTATATGAGGCCCAGGTCTGCCTCCTCAATAATTATGGATGAATACTTTTCCATTCAATACAGTATTTCAACACCATTGTTGAACCCTATTATCTACAGCCTAAAAAACAGGGAAGTGAAAGAAGCCATTAAGAAACTAATCAAGAAACTAATTAAGAAAGCCAATGATTGCATGTGTTAG
- the LOC134405362 gene encoding olfactory receptor 1E5-like produces the protein MQFKLSMEVENQTTTVTSFVFLGFSYDTTIQNFLFFIFFFIYVVTLMGNITIMTVIRGNSNFNSPMYFFLSHLSFIDICFSSITVPKLLDNVYGSQAISYNSCLTQMFFILLTGTTECFILAAMAYDRYAAICKPLHYVQIMNRAFCRWLVGGVWAISFFHAMTNTLPILKLVFCGPNIIQHFSCELPSLLVLSCSETFLNITVFFISACILALFSFFVILLSYVNIVASILKIHSAEARRKTFSTCSSHLIVVVLFYGTGCLRYMRPRSASSIIMDEYFSVQYSISTPMLNPIIYSLKNREVKEAIKKVIKKQIKKASEFMCYIKWVKLRKPANILAVS, from the exons atgcag ttCAAACTTTCGATGGAAGTGGAAAACCAGACCACAACTGTAACCTCTTTTGTTTTCTTGGGATTTTCATACGACACAACAATccaaaatttcctcttcttcatatTCTTCTTTATATATGTAGTAACACTAATGGGAAATATTACAATTATGACGGTAATAAGGGGCaacagtaacttcaacagcccaATGTACTTCTTCCTGAGCCATCTGTCATTTATAGacatctgcttttcttccatcaCAGTGCCTAAACTGCTAGACAATGTTTATGGAAGCCAAGCAATTTCATACAATAGCTGCCTCACCCAGATGTTTTTTATCTTATTGACAGGAACCACTGAATGTTTCATTCTTGCTGCAATGGCTTATGACCGATACGCTGCCATCTGCAAGCCTCTGCATTATGTACAAATCATGAACAGAGCATTTTGTAGATGGCTGGTGGGTGGTGTCTGGGCAATAAGTTTCTTTCatgccatgacaaatacattacCTATATTGAAACTCGTGTTTTGTGGTCCAAACATTATCCAGCATTTCAGCTGTGAACTTCCATCTTTACTTGTGTTATCCTGTTCAGAAACTTTCCTGAATATCACTGTGTTCTTCATTTCTGCTTGCATACTTGCATTGTTTTCATTCTTTGTTATACTATTGTCTTATGTCAATATTGTCGCTTCAATCCTGAAGATCCATTCAGCGGAAGCTAGAAGAAAAACCTTCTCCACTTGCAGTTCCCACCTCATTGTTGTGGTTCTGTTCTATGGTACTGGCTGTCTGAGGTATATGAGGCCCAGGTCAGCCTCCTCAATAATTATGGATGAATACTTTTCCGTTCAATACAGCATTTCAACACCCATGTTGAATCCTATTATCTACAGCCTAAAAAACAGGGAAGTGAAGGAAGCAATCAAGAAAGTAATCAAGAAACAAATCAAGAAAGCCTCTGAATTCATGTGTTACATAAAATGGGTAAAATTAAGAAAACCTGCTAATATATTGGCAGTGAGCTGA
- the LOC134405363 gene encoding olfactory receptor 10A7-like, whose translation MENQTTVVTYFILSFSHDPPLQYFLFLLFFFIYAVTVIGNITIMMVISGNSNLNSPMYFFLSHLSFIDICFSSVTVPKLLDNIFSNQVISYNSCFTQMFFILLTGTTECFILAAMAYDRYAAICKPLHYVKIMNRAFCRWLVFGAWAIAFVYAMAITLPLLKLIYCGPNIINHFSCELPSLLALSCTDISLNIIMFLITASLLFLFSISVILLSYINIVSSILKIHSAEARRKTFSTCSSHLIVVILFYGTSGLRYLRPSSASTIMDEYLSIQYSISTPLLNPIIYSLKNRGVKEAIKKLVGYKPLIS comes from the coding sequence ATGGAAAATCAGACCACCGTTGTAACTTATTTCATCTTGAGCTTTTCACATGACCCACCACTTCAATATTTCCTCTTCCTGCTATTCTTCTTCATATATGCAGTAACAGTTATAGGAAATATTACCATTATGATGGTAATAAGTGGCAACAGTAACCTCAACAGCCCAATGTACTTCTTCCTGAGTCATCTGTCTTTTATAGATATCTGCTTTTCTTCTGTCACAGTGCCTAAGCTACTAGACAATATTTTTTCAAACCAGGTAATTTCATATAATAGCTGCTTCACCCAGATGTTTTTTATCTTACTGACAGGAACCACTGAATGTTTCATTCTTGCAGCAATGGCTTATGACCGATATGCTGCCATCTGCAAGCCCCTGCATTATGTAAAAATCATGAACAGAGCATTTTGTAGATGGCTGGTGTTTGGTGCATGGGCAATAGCTTTTGTCTATGCAATGGCAATTACATTACCTTTATTAAAGCTCATATACTGTGGTCCCAACATAATCAACCATTTCAGCTGTGAACTTCCATCTTTACTTGCATTATCCTGTACTGATATTTCCCTGAatattattatgttcttaattactgCTAGCCTACTCTTCCTTTTTTCCATATCTGTCATTCTACTTTCTTATATAAATATCGTGTCTTCGATCCTGAAGATCCATTCAGCGGAAGCTAGAAGAAAAACCTTTTCCACTTGCAGTTCCCATCTCATTGTTGTGATTCTATTCTATGGCACTTCGGGTCTTAGGTATCTGAGGCCCAGCTCCGCCTCAACAATTATGGATGAATACCTTTCCATTCAATACAGCATTTCAACTCCTTTGTTGAACCCCATTATCTACAGTCTAAAAAACAGAGGGGTGAAGGAAGCTATTAAGAAACTAGTAGGGTACAAGCCATTGATCTCTTGA
- the LOC134405364 gene encoding olfactory receptor 5AR1-like, with translation MENQTTIVTYFVFLRFSNDPPVQFFLFLTFFFIYVVTLMGNITIMMVIRGDNTLTSPMYFFLSHLSFIDICFSSVTVPKLLDNIYGNLAISYNSCLTQMFFFLLAGTTECFILAAMAYDRYAAICKPLHYVQIMSRVFCRWLVGTAWTISFFNAMANTLSALNIVFCGPNIINHFSCELPSLLVLSCTEISLSTIIFLKTGGTLAIFSFFVIFLSYVYIVSSILKIHSAEARRKTFSTCSSHLIVVILFYSTGCLRYMTPIASSIIMDEYFSIQYSISTPMLNPIIYSLKNREVREAIKKLMGYKPLNSCNL, from the coding sequence ATGGAAAATCAGACCACAATTGTAACTTATTTCGTCTTCTTGAGGTTTTCAAATGACCCACCAGTTCAATTTTTCCTCTTCCTGACATTCTTCTTCATCTATGTAGTAACACTAATGGGAAATATTACAATTATGATGGTAATAAGGGGCGACAATACCCTCACCAGCCCAATGTACTTCTTTCTGAGTCATTTATCATTTATAGACATCTGCTTTTCTTCCGTCACAGTACCTAAACTGCTAGACAACATTTATGGAAACCTGGCAATATCATACAATAGCTGCCTCACCCAGATGTTTTTCTTCTTACTGGCAGGAACCACTGAATGTTTCATTCTTGCAGCAATGGCTTATGATCGATACGCTGCCATCTGCAAGCCCCTGCATTATGTACAAATCATGAGTAGAGTATTTTGTAGATGGCTGGTGGGCACTGCATGGACAATAAGTTTTTTTAATGCCATGGCAAATACATTATCTGCATTGAATATAGTGTTCTGTGGTCCCAACATAATCAACCATTTCAGCTGTGAACTTCCATCTTTACTTGTGTTATCCTGTACAGAAATATCCCTGAGTACCATTATATTCTTAAAGACTGGTGGCACACTTGCAATTTTTTCATTCTTTGTTATTTTTCTATCCTATGTTTATATTGTCTCTTCGATCCTGAAGATTCATTCAGCAGAAGCTAGAAGAAAAACCTTTTCCACTTGCAGTTCCCACCTCATTGTTGTGATTCTGTTCTACAGCACTGGCTGCCTTAGGTATATGACACCCATAGCCTCCTCAATAATTATGGATGAATACTTTTCCATTCAATACAGCATCTCAACACCCATGTTGAACCCCATTATCTACAGTTTAAAAAACAGGGAGGTGAGGGAAGCTATCAAGAAACTAATGGGGTACAAGCCATTGAACTCTTGTAATTTGTAA
- the LOC134405365 gene encoding olfactory receptor 1E5-like, whose translation MGNQTTSVTSFVFLGFSYDPPVHFFLFLMFFLIYVVTLMGNITIMMAIRSNSNLNSPMYFLLSHLSFIDICYSSVTVPKLLNNIYGSQAISYNSCLTQMFFIFLTGTTEGFILAAMAYDRYAAICKPLHYVQIMNRAFCRWLVGGVWAISFFHAMTNTLPILKLVFCGPNVIQHFSCELPSLLVLSCSETFLNITVFFISACILALFSFFVILLSYVNIVSSILKIHSAEARRKTFSTCSSHLIVVVLFYGTGSLRYLRPQSASSVIMNEYFSIQYSISTPMLNPIIYSLKNRKVKEAIKKLMGTRD comes from the coding sequence ATGGGAAATCAGACCACCAGTGTAACCTCTTTTGTCTTTTTGGGATTTTCATATGATCCACCagttcattttttcctcttcttgaTGTTCTTCCTCATCTATGTAGTAACACTAATGGGAAATATTACTATTATGATGGCAATAAGGAGCAACAGTAACCTCAATAGCCCAATGTACTTCTTACTGAGTCATCTGTCTTTTATAGATATCTGCTATTCTTCCGTCACTGTGCCTAAGTTGCTAAACAACATTTATGGAAGCCAAGCAATTTCATACAATAGCTGCCTCACCCAGATGTTTTTTATCTTTCTTACAGGAACCACTGAAGGTTTCATTCTTGCAGCAATGGCTTATGACCGATACGCTGCCATCTGCAAGCCTCTGCATTATGTACAAATCATGAACAGAGCATTTTGTAGATGGCTGGTGGGCGGTGTCTGGGCAATAAGTTTCTTTCatgccatgacaaatacattacCTATCCTGAAACTCGTGTTTTGTGGTCCAAACGTTATCCAGCATTTCAGCTGTGAACTTCCATCTTTACTTGTGTTATCCTGTTCAGAAACTTTCCTGAATATCACTGTGTTCTTCATTTCTGCTTGCATACTTGCACTGTTTTCATTCTTTGTTATACTATTGTCTTATGTCAATATTGTCTCTTCGATCCTGAAGATCCATTCAGCAGAAGCTAGAAGAAAAACCTTCTCCACTTGCAGTTCCCATCTCATTGTTGTGGTTCTGTTCTATGGCACTGGCAGCCTTAGGTATCTGAGGCCTCAATCAGCCTCCTCAGTAATTATGAATGAATATTTTTCCATTCAATACAGCATTTCAACTCCCATGTTGAACCCAATTATTTACAGCCTTAAAAACAGGAAAGTGAAGGAAGCCATCAAGAAACTAATGGGTACAAGGGATTGA